Proteins from one Leptospira johnsonii genomic window:
- a CDS encoding patatin-like phospholipase family protein, translating to MREKKKKPGTVIGTEERDGWFGFILLSNREMFRDWNPAETESFTKLFEYRSVNSGTVLIQPEKSSEWLYFLLEGKCEEFTNASSGEELMIRSLGPGSHFGEAGFFHWKEGKFGVRTETDSKLLRISFKNWSKWESENPETSKRWKERLETKRFFRMASYEPSDKEILGFISNLELLFHVDRKKIGELTPYLRWLYVPGGERLMLQGEPGNSLFIILSGRFRYTVADDHGNITGEGEFAKGDIIGEMSLLTGEPRSASVYAVRSSQVIQISRNGFRKFISESPEALFHVTETIARRLGERNKESSRFGRKVHTIALVPVTEGFPLRDFSNELSKSLKSFGSTLSVNEGKLSKFLKEKRIHQKNGMRFGIPDLLSWFGGLEKEYDNVVFEVEPTGDPLWTETSLRQADRILLLAETGRPILENSYSWNLIQGGSLGETMKESVIYLEDSYTRWEELENILHELPGQKLILRKNRAGEFDRIARRLESRSVGIALSGGGAKGFAHLGLLRSLTEAGIPIDLIGGTSAGSIMAGLFAMGYGFDESLRLIKEVWIEAKLTRDYTLPFVSILKGAKYSKAIKEFFGNRKIETLWIPFLAVACDLTNSKPKVFEQGEVWKAIRASTSIPGIFPPFYSDGALYVDGGLWDNLPGSLVRRKGADVLVSVDLGAGSQPNKDQTYGLLVESRFPGEGPSALKLLGNQFMKKEDRYSFPHIGELFMRSMLLSSRNNLLKTKETSDIFVELPVRDFSTFDWDEYKRLYEIGYEHSQKFVKDWAKIIKDKVYSERKRN from the coding sequence GTGAGAGAAAAAAAGAAAAAACCCGGGACGGTGATCGGGACAGAAGAAAGGGACGGATGGTTCGGATTTATACTTTTGTCCAATCGCGAAATGTTCCGAGATTGGAATCCGGCAGAAACTGAATCATTTACTAAACTTTTCGAATATAGATCTGTAAACTCCGGCACGGTTCTCATACAACCGGAAAAATCCTCAGAATGGCTTTACTTTCTTTTAGAAGGAAAATGTGAAGAATTCACTAACGCTTCTTCCGGAGAAGAGTTGATGATACGAAGCCTAGGACCGGGCTCTCATTTCGGTGAGGCCGGATTCTTTCATTGGAAAGAAGGGAAGTTTGGAGTAAGAACCGAAACTGACTCCAAACTTTTAAGGATCAGCTTTAAAAATTGGAGTAAATGGGAATCGGAAAATCCGGAAACTTCCAAACGTTGGAAGGAAAGATTAGAGACCAAAAGATTTTTCAGAATGGCTTCTTATGAGCCTAGCGATAAGGAAATTTTGGGATTTATTTCTAATCTGGAATTACTCTTTCATGTGGATCGTAAAAAGATCGGAGAATTGACTCCTTATTTAAGATGGTTGTACGTTCCAGGCGGAGAAAGATTGATGCTCCAAGGGGAACCTGGAAATTCACTTTTTATAATATTATCGGGCAGGTTCAGATATACTGTCGCGGACGATCATGGAAATATAACCGGAGAAGGAGAATTCGCCAAAGGAGATATCATCGGAGAAATGTCCCTGTTAACCGGAGAGCCTCGTTCTGCTTCCGTATATGCAGTCAGATCTTCTCAGGTGATCCAAATTTCTCGGAATGGATTCAGAAAATTTATCTCAGAATCTCCGGAAGCATTGTTTCATGTGACTGAAACCATCGCCAGAAGATTGGGAGAACGGAATAAAGAATCCTCCCGTTTCGGTAGAAAAGTTCATACGATAGCGTTGGTCCCAGTTACCGAAGGTTTTCCACTCAGGGATTTTTCCAATGAACTTTCCAAATCCTTAAAATCCTTCGGTTCTACTTTATCGGTAAACGAGGGTAAACTTTCCAAATTTCTAAAAGAGAAAAGGATCCATCAAAAAAATGGAATGCGATTCGGGATACCTGACCTTCTTTCCTGGTTTGGAGGATTGGAAAAAGAATACGATAACGTCGTTTTCGAAGTAGAACCTACTGGAGACCCACTCTGGACGGAAACAAGTCTCAGACAAGCGGATCGTATTCTTCTACTTGCCGAAACAGGACGGCCAATATTAGAAAACTCTTATTCTTGGAACCTGATCCAAGGTGGAAGTTTGGGCGAAACCATGAAAGAATCCGTAATCTATTTAGAAGATTCTTATACTCGTTGGGAAGAATTGGAGAACATTCTTCATGAATTGCCCGGCCAAAAGCTAATTTTAAGAAAGAATAGAGCGGGAGAATTTGATCGTATTGCAAGAAGATTGGAGAGTAGATCCGTAGGGATCGCACTTTCCGGCGGAGGTGCAAAAGGTTTCGCGCATTTAGGATTGCTTAGGTCATTGACCGAAGCAGGTATCCCGATCGATCTGATCGGAGGAACAAGTGCCGGTTCTATTATGGCTGGATTATTTGCGATGGGGTATGGATTCGACGAGTCTCTCCGACTGATTAAAGAGGTATGGATAGAAGCAAAACTAACCAGGGATTATACTCTTCCGTTCGTTTCCATTTTGAAAGGGGCTAAATATTCTAAGGCAATCAAAGAATTTTTCGGGAATAGAAAGATAGAAACATTATGGATCCCTTTTTTAGCTGTGGCCTGTGATCTCACAAATTCAAAACCGAAAGTATTCGAACAAGGAGAAGTGTGGAAAGCGATCCGTGCCAGTACTTCTATTCCGGGGATCTTTCCTCCTTTTTATAGCGACGGTGCATTGTATGTGGACGGAGGACTTTGGGACAATCTTCCCGGCTCTTTAGTAAGAAGAAAGGGAGCGGACGTATTAGTCTCGGTGGATCTAGGAGCAGGTTCCCAGCCGAACAAAGACCAAACCTACGGATTACTAGTTGAGTCCAGATTTCCGGGTGAAGGACCTTCTGCCTTAAAACTTTTGGGAAATCAGTTTATGAAAAAGGAAGATAGATATTCATTCCCTCATATTGGTGAACTATTCATGAGATCTATGTTATTATCCAGCCGGAACAATCTGCTAAAAACAAAAGAGACTTCTGATATATTCGTGGAGTTACCTGTGAGAGATTTTTCCACATTCGATTGGGATGAATACAAAAGATTATATGAGATCGGCTATGAGCATTCTCAAAAATTCGTAAAGGATTGGGCCAAGATCATTAAAGACAAAGTATATTCCGAGAGGAAGAGAAATTAG
- a CDS encoding HD family phosphohydrolase, whose translation MESKFKQYIVTDSVTLAGRLSILRTKIQAELIDLKDFFESVEIRDTPQFVNTLFYISSKTLESEHTKIREQLKNNPLILARFILNADLGYEGYKNTEIEDDLIFGILPDITTDLHLSKTFANGFLHLHMITDQFDLLHKINTAKYEINRLTRIGISLANEKDFDKLLREILYSAREISNADSGSLYLVEQDDIGFVRNLRFKISALSIDTEEFILPINKSSIAGYVASTGKVLNIQDVYDLPEDAEFSFNGNFDILSNYHTKSMLVVPMKGHRGDVVGVLQLINRKRNFNQKLSVEQMKGEEIQPFDDYSAQLVLGVAGQAAVAIQNNYLLREIETLFEGFVTASVNAIEARDPTTSGHSFRVALLTVGLAETLDRADSGKYKDTKFSKEQIKEIRYASLLHDFGKVGVREKVLVKAKKLEDLEISLIDWRFRYLKKDFESKLNLRKVEYLKKHGPAGYSDFEKAIEFEFSEECKRLSSMFQIISQSNEPSILEEANSQFLEEIAKMQYITTEGENLDLISAYEFGFLTIKKGSLDFEERKEIESHVEHTFQFLSKIPWTNDLKMVPTIAHAHHEKLNGTGYPRGLSGEDIPIQSRIMTISDIFDALTDQDRPYKKAVPVDRALDILEMEAKENHLDGDLLKAFIESKVWEKLNHQGHIK comes from the coding sequence ATGGAATCCAAATTTAAGCAATATATCGTAACGGATTCCGTAACTCTTGCCGGAAGACTTTCGATCCTCCGCACTAAGATCCAGGCAGAACTGATCGATCTAAAAGATTTTTTCGAGTCTGTAGAGATCAGGGATACACCACAATTTGTTAATACTCTCTTTTATATCTCTTCCAAAACATTAGAATCCGAACATACTAAGATCAGGGAACAACTTAAGAATAATCCTCTGATCTTGGCCAGATTCATTTTAAATGCGGACCTTGGATACGAAGGTTATAAGAATACTGAGATTGAAGATGATTTGATTTTTGGAATATTGCCCGATATCACTACCGATCTTCATCTTTCTAAAACATTCGCAAACGGATTTTTACATCTACATATGATCACGGATCAGTTTGATCTATTACATAAGATCAATACTGCAAAATACGAGATCAACCGATTGACCAGGATCGGTATCAGCTTAGCTAACGAAAAAGATTTCGATAAACTATTAAGAGAGATCTTATATAGCGCGAGAGAGATCAGTAATGCGGACTCCGGTTCCTTATATCTGGTGGAACAAGACGATATAGGATTTGTTCGGAATTTACGTTTTAAAATTTCAGCTTTGAGTATAGATACGGAAGAGTTCATTCTCCCTATCAATAAGTCCAGTATCGCCGGTTATGTTGCATCAACAGGTAAAGTGCTGAACATTCAGGACGTTTACGATCTACCGGAGGATGCCGAATTCTCCTTCAACGGTAATTTTGATATATTATCGAATTATCATACAAAGTCCATGTTGGTTGTTCCTATGAAAGGCCATAGGGGAGACGTGGTAGGTGTTCTTCAGCTTATCAACCGCAAAAGGAATTTTAACCAGAAATTGTCCGTCGAACAGATGAAAGGGGAGGAGATCCAACCTTTCGACGATTATTCGGCTCAATTGGTGCTCGGAGTAGCTGGGCAAGCAGCAGTCGCCATCCAGAACAATTATCTTCTAAGAGAGATCGAAACATTATTCGAGGGATTTGTGACCGCTTCTGTAAACGCGATCGAAGCCAGGGACCCTACCACAAGCGGTCACTCTTTCCGAGTGGCTTTATTGACTGTGGGACTCGCGGAAACCTTAGATCGTGCGGACTCCGGAAAATATAAGGACACAAAATTTTCCAAAGAACAGATCAAAGAGATCAGATACGCTTCGTTACTTCACGATTTCGGGAAAGTAGGAGTGAGAGAAAAAGTTTTGGTCAAGGCCAAAAAATTAGAAGATCTAGAGATCAGTCTGATCGATTGGAGATTCCGGTACTTAAAGAAAGATTTTGAATCCAAATTGAACTTAAGAAAAGTGGAATATTTGAAGAAGCATGGCCCAGCTGGATATTCCGATTTTGAGAAAGCGATAGAGTTCGAATTTTCGGAAGAATGTAAAAGACTCAGTTCCATGTTCCAGATTATCAGCCAGAGTAATGAACCTTCTATCCTGGAAGAGGCAAATTCTCAGTTCTTAGAAGAGATCGCTAAGATGCAGTACATCACTACAGAAGGTGAAAATCTAGATCTGATCTCTGCTTATGAGTTTGGGTTTTTAACCATCAAAAAAGGTTCTTTGGATTTCGAGGAAAGAAAAGAGATAGAGTCCCATGTGGAGCATACATTCCAATTCTTGAGCAAGATCCCTTGGACAAACGATCTGAAAATGGTGCCGACCATTGCACATGCTCACCATGAAAAATTAAATGGAACAGGATATCCAAGAGGACTATCCGGAGAAGATATCCCGATACAATCCAGGATCATGACCATCTCCGATATATTCGATGCATTAACAGACCAGGACAGACCTTATAAGAAAGCAGTTCCAGTGGATAGAGCCTTGGACATTTTAGAAATGGAAGCGAAGGAAAATCATTTGGACGGAGACTTATTAAAAGCATTCATCGAGTCCAAAGTCTGGGAAAAATTAAACCACCAAGGACATATTAAATAA
- the flgE gene encoding flagellar hook protein FlgE has translation MMRSLYSGVSGLKNHQVRMDVIGNNISNVNTHGFKTERVTFQDMISQELRGASEPKENIGGVNPQQVGLGALIAAIDKIMTQGALQTTGKNTDVAISGEGFFIVKDGDKQFYTRAGAFNLDKNGYYVNPANGLKVQGWNSRLDEKGNKYINSSASIEDIIIPVYSKEPARATSKVDFRSNLNSSVQAVPPDATPEEITAMINDPDPKARRGHVTTIKVFDDQGAEREFKMEFYKVRENTWKARTSLTDSTQLSVDVAATGGQNTQMPGLTELEFGFTPDGKIVYVSDGTDVMNTGKLNAKVSFKLPGNPQTQSFDLSLGEAGMVDGITQFSSDFTTKAVKQDGYTMGYLESFSIDNSGTVTGVYSNGIKQPLARIATAVFNNPAGLDKAGDTMFAFSNNSGEPLIGEAGIAGRGKINAGLLEMSNVDLSDQFTDMIVTQRGFQANSRTITTTDQMLQEVLGLKR, from the coding sequence ATGATGAGATCCCTTTATTCAGGAGTTTCCGGTTTAAAAAACCACCAAGTGCGGATGGACGTGATCGGTAACAATATTTCCAACGTGAACACCCACGGTTTTAAAACGGAACGTGTCACTTTTCAGGACATGATCTCCCAAGAGTTAAGAGGGGCTTCCGAGCCTAAGGAAAACATTGGTGGGGTGAACCCTCAACAAGTTGGTCTCGGAGCATTGATCGCTGCGATCGACAAGATCATGACCCAAGGTGCTTTGCAAACCACCGGTAAAAACACCGACGTTGCAATCTCTGGAGAAGGTTTCTTCATCGTAAAAGACGGAGACAAGCAGTTCTATACCAGAGCAGGCGCTTTTAACTTAGATAAGAACGGTTATTATGTGAACCCAGCAAACGGTTTGAAAGTCCAAGGTTGGAATTCCCGTTTAGATGAAAAAGGGAATAAGTATATTAACTCTTCCGCTTCTATCGAAGATATTATCATTCCAGTATATTCTAAAGAACCTGCAAGAGCTACTTCCAAAGTGGATTTCAGATCCAACTTGAATTCTTCCGTGCAAGCTGTTCCGCCTGATGCTACTCCTGAAGAGATCACAGCTATGATCAACGATCCAGATCCTAAGGCAAGAAGAGGACATGTAACCACTATTAAGGTTTTTGACGACCAAGGTGCTGAGAGAGAATTCAAAATGGAATTCTATAAAGTCCGTGAAAATACCTGGAAAGCAAGGACGTCTTTAACAGATTCCACTCAATTGTCGGTGGATGTTGCAGCCACAGGCGGACAAAATACTCAGATGCCGGGACTCACCGAGCTTGAGTTCGGATTCACTCCTGATGGTAAGATCGTATATGTTTCCGACGGAACAGACGTGATGAACACCGGAAAACTGAATGCAAAAGTTTCCTTTAAACTTCCTGGCAATCCGCAAACACAAAGTTTTGATCTGTCTCTAGGTGAGGCTGGAATGGTAGATGGGATCACTCAGTTCTCTTCCGACTTTACTACTAAGGCAGTAAAGCAAGATGGATATACCATGGGATATTTGGAGTCCTTCTCTATTGATAATTCTGGAACTGTTACCGGTGTTTATTCCAACGGGATCAAACAACCTTTAGCAAGAATCGCAACAGCAGTTTTTAATAACCCAGCCGGTTTGGATAAGGCGGGAGATACAATGTTCGCATTCTCCAATAACTCTGGAGAACCTTTGATCGGTGAAGCAGGTATCGCAGGTAGAGGAAAGATCAACGCAGGTCTATTAGAAATGTCGAATGTGGATCTTTCCGATCAGTTTACTGATATGATCGTAACTCAGAGAGGTTTCCAGGCCAACTCCAGAACGATCACTACTACAGACCAAATGTTGCAGGAAGTCCTGGGTCTGAAACGTTAA
- a CDS encoding STAS domain-containing protein, producing MLDHKVQDGVLIVYLKGRLDVSIANEVEENLNDLIDNQGHTKVILNMQDVDYMSSSGFRACISTLRKLNAKEGGLKICGIKPAVKRIFDVIELTSLFDIRETEDEALRTFRA from the coding sequence TTGCTCGATCACAAGGTACAGGACGGAGTTCTCATAGTTTACCTCAAGGGACGTTTAGACGTTTCTATCGCAAACGAGGTGGAAGAAAATCTGAACGATCTAATCGATAACCAAGGACATACCAAGGTTATTTTGAACATGCAAGACGTGGACTATATGTCTTCGTCCGGATTCAGAGCATGTATTTCTACACTCAGAAAATTGAACGCAAAAGAAGGCGGTCTTAAGATCTGCGGTATCAAACCTGCAGTGAAAAGAATTTTTGATGTGATCGAACTTACCTCTTTATTCGACATCCGAGAAACGGAAGACGAGGCTCTTCGAACTTTTCGTGCATAA
- the murD gene encoding UDP-N-acetylmuramoyl-L-alanine--D-glutamate ligase, translated as MKNFPTSLLGQRVLVLGGGVSGMAALRLLKERQANAVLCNSNPLPDLDVTFVGEDIILADLLPIALIVKSPGISPSHSVISQAHSLAIPVVSEVELARAFYSGKLIGVTGTDGKSTTTSLTTHLVSSDFPEATAGGNIGLAFSDFCLKPVPLSVLELSSYQLEDSGPLELNVSVILNLASDHLERHKSLDNYFEAKSRIVDQSNPNHTLVTSSKLFKERIQKLGWSCKIVVFGREAGNDAIISEEEGTIKTSKALYDTKNFPLPGGHNLDNLAASILAAEAIGAKPGHIQSQIGTFKGLPHRFQYAGNAAGISFINDSKSTNLHSMLAGLSTWKDKKATFLILGGRPKAEPLEPLKEFLGSGIGWVLLIGEAREGWAPVISPILGSHLILADNLEEGFAQIKNAVRSGRARVTSVVFSPACASFDLYKNFEERGEHFLKLVSDWTREEP; from the coding sequence ATGAAGAATTTTCCTACCTCCTTATTAGGCCAAAGAGTCCTGGTTCTCGGCGGGGGAGTTTCCGGCATGGCGGCTCTCCGACTCTTGAAAGAGAGACAGGCGAATGCTGTTCTTTGTAATTCGAATCCCCTTCCAGATTTAGATGTAACGTTTGTTGGCGAAGATATAATTTTAGCGGACCTTCTTCCAATCGCTCTCATCGTAAAAAGTCCGGGTATTTCTCCTTCTCACTCAGTAATTTCTCAAGCTCATTCTCTCGCGATCCCGGTAGTTTCCGAAGTGGAATTGGCGAGAGCCTTCTATTCCGGAAAATTGATCGGAGTCACCGGCACAGATGGAAAGTCAACGACAACTTCCCTCACGACTCATTTGGTTTCTTCCGATTTTCCCGAAGCGACTGCGGGAGGAAATATAGGTTTGGCATTCAGCGACTTTTGTCTAAAACCGGTTCCACTTTCCGTATTAGAGCTTTCCAGCTATCAGTTGGAAGATTCGGGTCCTTTAGAACTTAACGTATCTGTAATATTAAATCTTGCCTCTGATCATCTGGAAAGGCATAAAAGTTTGGACAATTATTTTGAAGCCAAGAGCAGGATCGTAGATCAATCCAATCCTAATCATACTCTTGTAACTAGTTCCAAACTTTTTAAGGAGAGGATCCAAAAATTAGGATGGTCTTGTAAAATTGTAGTCTTTGGCAGAGAAGCAGGAAACGACGCGATCATCTCGGAAGAAGAAGGAACCATCAAGACTTCGAAAGCTCTTTACGATACCAAAAACTTTCCTCTTCCTGGAGGTCATAATTTGGATAATCTGGCAGCTTCTATCTTAGCCGCAGAAGCGATCGGTGCCAAACCGGGTCATATACAAAGCCAGATCGGGACTTTTAAAGGACTTCCTCATAGATTCCAGTACGCAGGTAATGCGGCCGGTATTTCATTTATCAACGATTCCAAATCCACAAACCTTCATAGTATGCTCGCCGGTTTAAGCACTTGGAAGGACAAAAAAGCTACCTTTTTGATCTTGGGGGGAAGGCCAAAAGCGGAACCTTTGGAACCTCTGAAAGAATTTTTAGGCTCAGGCATCGGCTGGGTTTTATTGATCGGAGAAGCAAGAGAAGGCTGGGCTCCAGTGATCTCCCCTATTTTAGGTTCTCATTTAATCTTAGCGGATAATTTAGAAGAAGGTTTTGCGCAGATCAAGAACGCAGTCCGTTCAGGAAGAGCAAGAGTTACCTCAGTAGTATTTTCGCCCGCTTGTGCAAGTTTCGATCTATATAAGAACTTTGAGGAAAGAGGAGAACATTTCTTAAAACTTGTCTCCGATTGGACGAGAGAAGAACCTTAG
- a CDS encoding flagellar hook capping FlgD N-terminal domain-containing protein — MPEANAVSNEATRSRYLEGDRSYDLRKHFDKLEKEEKSGLQGIEIRSTAKALGKDDFLKLLITQLSSQDPTNPVKDQDFIAQMAQFSSLEQMNNISQGIGKMTNRQSFSLVGKIVSGPDFVTGENVVGTAGALFFDGEGKSFVRVNGRTVEIDAITLITDPAIINQQEGQTGAPAPKTATPAAAGTSLNAPAGAPTSQSQQTQQFQDTLQNQNDTSFEETSSGAPGWSFPGKPNDSNY; from the coding sequence ATGCCTGAAGCAAACGCGGTTTCTAACGAAGCTACACGTAGCCGTTATCTCGAAGGAGACAGAAGTTACGATTTAAGGAAGCATTTCGATAAATTGGAGAAGGAAGAAAAAAGCGGCCTCCAAGGGATCGAGATACGTTCCACCGCAAAAGCATTAGGAAAAGATGATTTTCTAAAACTGTTGATTACCCAACTTTCTTCTCAAGACCCTACGAACCCGGTTAAGGACCAAGACTTTATCGCACAGATGGCCCAATTCTCTTCCTTAGAGCAGATGAATAATATCTCGCAAGGGATCGGCAAGATGACTAATCGCCAAAGTTTCTCGCTCGTAGGTAAGATCGTTTCCGGTCCTGATTTCGTGACAGGAGAGAATGTGGTGGGAACCGCAGGTGCATTGTTCTTTGACGGAGAAGGTAAATCTTTCGTAAGAGTGAACGGTAGAACTGTAGAGATCGATGCAATCACATTGATCACCGATCCTGCGATCATCAACCAACAAGAAGGGCAAACTGGAGCACCGGCTCCTAAAACTGCAACTCCGGCTGCTGCGGGAACTTCTCTTAATGCCCCTGCAGGAGCTCCAACATCGCAATCACAACAAACTCAACAATTCCAAGATACATTACAAAACCAGAATGATACTAGTTTTGAAGAAACAAGTTCCGGAGCTCCAGGTTGGAGTTTTCCCGGAAAACCGAACGATAGCAATTATTAA
- a CDS encoding flagellar hook-length control protein FliK, whose translation MQIRTEGPSREEGYPLSAEPKVSNVSEKTSAPSVSFMDLMKSIQLRSQKVLEEGQKSEIKEEKSSEVEEPKEPELFVRAEEEEVEETSSEEEDDEKLVRLSEKKVQKAELGEADPEQEEEIDSEFESEELDSPFITQMSVFLAGLEAKKEKEVSAAANQEESVSFKKIQKHSKEEAPKTEQKEEAGNLSVLRSNQPEEKRSSKETKKTSEKESLDEGLKSLEEARKFSKPANEEKILTVLKDSHKENFIPESENWKITREKKQETLSMISKNQAAKAAQVEEASKSDTSGKGSQNQDFSQRNGNETTFSLLKAGLGVAEKNQEVSGQNSKPSKTNPGSNMDRSQMKENFQRLVQSAKLNIVENGKSEATLRLNPRELGRVSLRITVEDDKVQGKILVESDQVRKLFAGDLEQLRKDFKEQGLDLQSLIVESEDSLRMSWDGQDSSRFFDQEGFGFETSGLSNSSDLEEVSEMDSIENPEFAEKNTDKRLNILV comes from the coding sequence ATGCAGATCAGAACGGAAGGACCAAGCAGAGAAGAAGGATATCCACTTTCGGCGGAGCCAAAGGTATCTAACGTTTCCGAAAAAACTTCGGCCCCTTCCGTAAGTTTTATGGACCTGATGAAGTCCATCCAACTCCGCTCCCAAAAGGTTTTGGAAGAAGGACAAAAGTCCGAGATCAAAGAAGAAAAATCTTCCGAAGTGGAAGAGCCCAAAGAGCCTGAATTATTCGTAAGAGCCGAAGAGGAAGAAGTAGAAGAAACCTCTTCAGAGGAAGAGGACGATGAAAAACTGGTTCGCCTTTCCGAGAAGAAGGTCCAAAAGGCGGAACTCGGAGAAGCCGATCCGGAACAGGAAGAAGAGATCGACTCTGAATTCGAGTCCGAAGAATTAGATTCTCCTTTCATTACACAGATGAGTGTATTCTTGGCCGGATTAGAAGCCAAAAAGGAAAAAGAAGTCTCCGCCGCTGCAAACCAAGAAGAATCGGTATCATTCAAAAAGATCCAAAAACATTCAAAAGAAGAAGCTCCTAAGACAGAACAAAAAGAAGAAGCTGGAAACCTTTCCGTTTTAAGATCTAATCAGCCAGAAGAAAAACGTTCTAGTAAAGAAACTAAAAAAACTTCTGAGAAAGAAAGTCTGGATGAAGGTTTAAAAAGTCTGGAAGAAGCACGCAAATTCTCCAAACCCGCCAACGAAGAAAAAATACTAACCGTATTAAAAGATTCTCATAAAGAAAATTTCATCCCTGAATCCGAGAACTGGAAAATCACCAGAGAGAAAAAACAAGAAACTCTTTCCATGATTTCAAAAAATCAAGCTGCGAAAGCGGCTCAGGTGGAAGAAGCTTCTAAGTCTGATACTTCTGGAAAAGGTTCCCAGAACCAGGACTTCTCTCAAAGAAACGGTAACGAGACTACCTTTTCTTTGTTAAAAGCAGGTCTTGGGGTCGCAGAAAAGAACCAAGAAGTTTCCGGACAGAATTCTAAACCTTCTAAAACGAATCCAGGTTCTAACATGGATCGTTCTCAGATGAAGGAGAATTTCCAAAGACTGGTTCAATCAGCAAAATTGAATATAGTCGAGAATGGAAAATCGGAAGCCACTCTTAGGTTGAATCCGAGAGAGTTAGGTAGAGTTTCCTTACGTATTACTGTAGAAGATGATAAAGTACAAGGTAAAATTTTAGTAGAGTCGGATCAGGTAAGAAAGTTATTCGCCGGAGATCTGGAACAACTTCGTAAGGATTTTAAAGAACAAGGCTTGGATCTTCAGTCGTTAATCGTAGAGTCAGAGGATTCTTTACGCATGAGTTGGGATGGGCAGGACTCTTCCCGCTTCTTCGACCAAGAGGGTTTTGGATTTGAAACTTCGGGTCTTTCGAATTCTTCCGATTTGGAAGAAGTTTCAGAAATGGACTCTATCGAAAATCCGGAATTTGCCGAAAAGAATACTGATAAACGCTTAAACATCTTGGTTTAA